One part of the Treponema sp. OMZ 787 genome encodes these proteins:
- a CDS encoding Rpn family recombination-promoting nuclease/putative transposase has protein sequence MNTANRKYKDSVFVDLFSEDEKAKENFLSLYNALHGTELKDTAQLKNIRLDQVLYMSFYNDVSYLVDNKIIVLAEHQSTINPNMPLRCLEYVSRLYEALFESKEKYSRKLLNIPTPEFYVFYNGEETYPSNKTLRLSDAFIEKTEVSSLELTVKVININKQNGHPILENCKMMYEYTVFVETVRRWKKTDPQNSFQKAIEECIANNILRNYLTRKTKEVLNMLLAEYDYETDIAVQRAEERETAFAEGIEQGFEQGIEQGIERGIEQGFTKGSYQKALETAKNLTEMGFAVEAIAKATGLTIEEIEAL, from the coding sequence ATGAATACCGCTAACAGAAAATACAAGGATTCGGTCTTCGTCGACCTTTTCAGTGAAGATGAAAAGGCAAAAGAAAATTTCTTATCTCTATATAATGCTTTGCATGGTACGGAGCTGAAAGATACAGCTCAGCTGAAAAACATCAGGCTTGATCAGGTTTTATATATGTCATTTTACAATGATGTATCTTATCTTGTGGATAATAAAATTATAGTCCTTGCAGAACATCAATCGACAATAAACCCGAATATGCCTTTACGCTGTCTTGAATATGTCAGCCGCCTTTATGAAGCACTCTTTGAATCAAAAGAAAAATACAGCCGTAAACTATTAAATATTCCGACACCTGAGTTCTATGTCTTTTACAATGGCGAAGAAACCTATCCTTCAAATAAAACTCTTAGACTCTCTGATGCTTTTATAGAAAAGACAGAGGTATCATCTCTTGAATTGACTGTTAAGGTAATAAATATAAATAAGCAAAACGGTCATCCGATACTTGAAAACTGCAAAATGATGTATGAATATACTGTCTTTGTAGAAACAGTAAGAAGATGGAAGAAAACTGATCCTCAAAACAGTTTTCAAAAAGCCATTGAGGAGTGTATAGCAAACAATATTTTGAGAAACTATCTAACACGCAAGACCAAGGAGGTATTGAATATGTTACTAGCCGAATATGATTATGAAACCGATATAGCCGTACAACGGGCAGAAGAGCGTGAAACAGCCTTTGCCGAAGGTATCGAACAAGGTTTTGAACAAGGTATTGAACAAGGTATCGAACGAGGAATTGAACAAGGTTTTACAAAAGGTTCTTACCAAAAAGCTCTTGAAACGGCCAAAAACTTAACCGAAATGGGTTTTGCCGTAGAAGCCATTGCAAAGGCTACCGGCCTAACCATTGAAGAAATAGAGGCCTTATAA
- a CDS encoding glutaredoxin domain-containing protein, producing MKKQLFLFASKLCPDCGPAKEYLERKGVNFRYFDITEDLGYLKFLLKYRDERAEFAQFKKEGKIGIPCLMIGDGEEFVFDIEGADLSKWS from the coding sequence ATGAAAAAACAATTATTTTTATTTGCCAGTAAATTATGCCCCGATTGCGGGCCTGCAAAGGAATATTTAGAAAGAAAAGGAGTAAACTTCCGTTATTTTGACATTACTGAAGACTTAGGTTATTTAAAGTTTTTGTTAAAATATCGGGATGAAAGAGCTGAATTTGCTCAGTTCAAAAAGGAGGGGAAAATCGGCATCCCATGCTTGATGATTGGAGACGGTGAAGAGTTTGTATTCGACATTGAAGGAGCAGACCTATCAAAATGGTCTTAG
- a CDS encoding Ig-like domain-containing protein, giving the protein MRKLTMYLLIMTSFFGIAYAGGSKDIDGVQMTSKESWQQSIDISGKKKGKYNVLIKATDIAGNEGYVGPFNMYVDPNSDLPIVNISNPKSEAVVAGNLNVIGTCVDDDAVEYVELRIDGGENVYRAKGKEFWSYYINTESFAEGTHTIEAWGVDINGVKGKSVKRSFYINRLSPITDISNRSVGELVSGTIVMEGTVEDGNGIERLLYSLNNGENFEEVKLSYNKKTKQSKFSLKVNTKTIDDGPKVIWFKAIDKQGSVGIHTFLLFVDNTAPKVEFIYPQEDGPMAPVFSVAGKALDSAGLSSLSWKCNGEEGEFELTAGNHYWIKEFDVSKGGGKSAVVEITAKDIAGNIVKAKKTFNIDRSKGSPVIEMLSPLPDGKASGDLYIAGAIYDMYGAGEVRYRIDKGEEKIIEAFNAGFFAVERGLSAGSHTLTIYAVNKKGIKGTPLSLKFNIEGAAPVISFDNGETVIPVYTSQTKVGTSVHVKSSSGLKYISAGFNGEEESVLPLKPGQTDYVIKTNINAKSSPGIYTVSVTAADINDKVSKQTLVIRVLNVSGSGGEENFAWSRGMVNENNQLVLKEDQALEGVYQPREGMLIESLEVVGGKNIEAEKEGDLIKLTFKEEGNYKGVGVKITDSEGVVFTSPLVDILVDKSRPVISLDMSEEASFVTNSIILKGKAEDGNGLTKVEYTLGGESPYVKLAGTFNEKINIAGQADGPIMVTVRAIDKAGRESYERRLFYKDNEAPEVVMILPEGGEKVNGSIYSAFKVTDRFAGVKSEYKGASKGAVWQSFEESSLPNLIIGSAKEPLNKNMQFKFTDLAGNSRNFNTYSFDIDNSEDAPKVELHLPNENEIIISDFEVSGMVYDDDEASKIHYRIDKGAYKSMEIKNSFSIPILLSDLTDNEHEITMYAEDIYGVTSEPVTRKIRVSLEVPQVGVSYPLITDTVQEVTVISGTALDKNGIKQVELSFDNGQTYHLAEGGEKWQYRINTHIINDGTHVVFVRATDNYEQVFLYSTLINIDNTPPVLKLEYPLAGSKLDNNLFVSGQVYDNISLEGVMLKIKSLDGKTVPQKLSEIKLEKDIILSKEIDISSLPEGRYNLEISGVDKANNTNEASVNFDVYRKKDKNKIELLYPLNGEVVRGEFNVYGRLMLDKSGEEAALYIDGKEVERVPVSKTGYVCFKLNSEKIINGEHSLELRANRAGSGLVSSEVHKISYTAEGPWITIDNFAMGDFAIERPYLRGRAGYTVSEEEKAMVYAKGSTSEDKRAFKAKRVKYVEISFDNGKTFVPVKSSSNWKYRLETEDMAEGNHFLLLRAVMENKEVAVSRTIVKIDKSAPKVTLIAPGEGGRYNGAIEFSGLSSDDIELSSVEALLRKGDKASYGVPKFIQGLHVEAAFWGAALWSTGLGLSFFDDNVKLQLHYGQMLKSQFKLFFGNSAMRYGGHIISLKLLANVYELPFGYYFGPDWRWLYLDVALGAQFGLFTETQSGRPQVLSALLLQLEFPKVKFHKQKYFSAVSFFTEGQLWFIPTDVQSTGTTSGIKSLMPNVSFGIRFDIF; this is encoded by the coding sequence GACCTACCGATAGTAAACATAAGTAATCCTAAAAGTGAAGCCGTAGTAGCAGGCAACTTAAATGTTATAGGAACTTGCGTAGATGATGATGCAGTAGAGTATGTAGAGCTTCGCATCGACGGCGGAGAAAATGTATATAGGGCCAAGGGCAAAGAGTTTTGGTCATATTATATAAACACGGAAAGTTTTGCTGAAGGAACCCACACCATAGAGGCATGGGGAGTAGACATTAACGGAGTAAAGGGCAAATCCGTAAAACGCAGTTTTTACATAAACCGTTTATCCCCCATAACTGATATATCAAATAGGAGCGTAGGGGAGTTGGTTTCCGGGACAATAGTCATGGAAGGAACCGTAGAAGACGGTAACGGTATAGAAAGACTGCTTTATTCTCTTAATAACGGGGAGAACTTTGAAGAAGTAAAACTATCTTATAACAAAAAAACAAAGCAGTCAAAGTTTTCGCTAAAGGTAAACACAAAAACAATAGATGACGGACCTAAGGTAATCTGGTTTAAGGCAATAGATAAACAGGGGAGCGTCGGTATACACACATTTTTATTGTTTGTAGATAACACGGCACCTAAGGTTGAGTTTATCTATCCCCAAGAGGACGGCCCAATGGCCCCAGTATTTTCCGTGGCAGGAAAGGCATTAGATTCGGCCGGTTTATCGAGTCTTTCGTGGAAGTGTAACGGAGAAGAAGGAGAGTTTGAACTTACTGCAGGGAACCACTATTGGATAAAAGAGTTTGATGTAAGTAAGGGCGGCGGGAAAAGTGCCGTTGTAGAGATTACTGCAAAAGACATAGCCGGCAACATTGTTAAGGCAAAAAAGACATTTAATATAGATAGGAGTAAGGGCTCCCCTGTTATAGAAATGCTGAGCCCCTTACCTGACGGAAAAGCTTCAGGCGATCTTTATATTGCAGGAGCAATTTATGACATGTATGGAGCAGGTGAGGTAAGATACAGAATAGACAAGGGCGAAGAAAAAATAATTGAAGCCTTTAATGCAGGCTTTTTCGCTGTAGAAAGAGGTTTAAGTGCTGGGTCACATACATTAACCATCTATGCCGTAAACAAAAAAGGAATTAAAGGGACTCCTTTGAGCTTAAAGTTTAATATAGAAGGAGCCGCCCCCGTAATATCTTTTGATAACGGAGAGACAGTAATTCCCGTTTATACCTCACAGACTAAGGTAGGAACCTCTGTTCATGTAAAATCTTCATCGGGGTTAAAATATATAAGTGCAGGGTTTAACGGAGAAGAAGAATCCGTTTTACCCTTAAAGCCCGGACAGACCGATTATGTTATAAAGACAAACATAAACGCCAAATCTTCACCCGGTATATATACTGTTTCTGTTACTGCTGCCGACATAAACGATAAGGTAAGTAAACAAACTTTAGTAATCAGGGTATTAAATGTATCGGGATCTGGCGGAGAAGAGAACTTTGCCTGGTCAAGGGGTATGGTAAACGAAAACAATCAGCTGGTTTTGAAAGAAGATCAGGCTTTGGAAGGAGTTTATCAGCCTAGGGAAGGGATGTTAATAGAGTCTTTGGAAGTAGTAGGCGGAAAAAACATTGAAGCCGAAAAAGAAGGAGATTTAATAAAGCTTACATTCAAGGAGGAAGGGAACTATAAGGGAGTAGGAGTAAAGATAACCGACAGTGAAGGAGTAGTCTTTACAAGCCCCTTGGTAGATATTCTTGTTGATAAAAGCCGCCCTGTTATAAGCCTTGACATGAGTGAAGAAGCCTCATTTGTAACAAACAGCATAATCTTAAAAGGCAAGGCAGAAGACGGCAACGGCCTTACAAAGGTAGAATACACCCTTGGCGGAGAGTCTCCTTATGTAAAACTTGCCGGAACATTTAACGAAAAGATCAACATAGCAGGCCAGGCTGACGGCCCGATAATGGTTACCGTAAGGGCAATAGACAAGGCCGGAAGAGAAAGCTATGAAAGAAGATTATTTTATAAAGATAATGAAGCCCCTGAGGTAGTTATGATATTGCCTGAGGGCGGCGAAAAAGTAAACGGCTCGATATATTCCGCATTTAAGGTAACCGACAGGTTTGCCGGAGTAAAGTCTGAATACAAGGGAGCAAGTAAGGGAGCCGTGTGGCAGAGTTTTGAAGAAAGCTCTCTACCTAATCTTATAATAGGCAGTGCAAAAGAGCCTTTGAATAAGAACATGCAGTTTAAGTTTACCGATCTTGCCGGGAACTCAAGAAATTTCAATACATATAGTTTTGATATAGACAACAGCGAAGATGCCCCGAAGGTAGAGCTTCATTTACCTAACGAAAACGAAATAATCATAAGCGACTTTGAAGTTTCGGGCATGGTATATGACGATGATGAGGCTTCCAAGATTCATTACAGGATAGATAAGGGAGCTTATAAGTCGATGGAGATAAAAAACAGTTTTTCGATACCGATACTTTTAAGCGATCTTACTGATAATGAGCATGAGATTACCATGTATGCCGAAGACATATACGGAGTTACAAGCGAACCTGTAACTCGGAAGATAAGAGTGTCTTTGGAAGTTCCTCAGGTTGGGGTAAGTTATCCTCTTATAACCGACACCGTTCAGGAGGTAACCGTAATATCCGGTACAGCCTTGGATAAAAACGGAATCAAACAGGTAGAATTATCTTTTGATAACGGACAGACCTATCATTTGGCTGAGGGCGGAGAAAAGTGGCAATACCGTATCAATACTCATATCATAAATGACGGCACCCATGTAGTTTTTGTAAGAGCAACGGACAACTATGAACAAGTGTTTTTATATTCGACACTTATAAATATAGATAATACTCCTCCTGTATTAAAACTTGAGTATCCCTTAGCGGGTTCAAAATTGGATAACAATCTTTTTGTGTCGGGTCAGGTTTATGATAATATATCTCTTGAAGGAGTAATGTTAAAGATAAAAAGTCTTGACGGAAAGACCGTACCGCAAAAACTATCCGAGATAAAACTTGAAAAAGATATAATTCTTTCAAAAGAAATAGACATAAGCAGCTTGCCCGAAGGAAGATATAACCTTGAGATAAGCGGAGTGGATAAGGCAAACAACACAAATGAGGCATCCGTAAACTTTGATGTATATAGGAAAAAGGACAAAAACAAGATAGAGTTATTATATCCTTTGAACGGAGAAGTAGTAAGAGGAGAGTTTAATGTATACGGAAGGCTTATGCTTGATAAGAGCGGAGAAGAAGCTGCCTTATATATAGACGGAAAAGAGGTAGAAAGAGTGCCTGTATCTAAAACAGGATATGTTTGTTTTAAATTGAACAGCGAAAAGATTATAAACGGAGAGCATAGTCTTGAGCTAAGGGCTAACAGAGCCGGTTCAGGTTTAGTTTCTTCCGAGGTGCATAAGATAAGCTATACTGCAGAAGGCCCTTGGATTACGATAGATAACTTTGCTATGGGAGACTTTGCGATAGAAAGACCATACCTTAGAGGAAGGGCAGGATATACAGTATCTGAAGAAGAAAAGGCAATGGTATATGCAAAGGGTTCTACATCTGAAGATAAAAGAGCCTTTAAGGCAAAGCGTGTTAAGTATGTAGAAATAAGCTTTGATAACGGCAAAACCTTTGTTCCTGTTAAGTCTTCTTCCAACTGGAAGTATAGACTTGAAACTGAGGATATGGCTGAAGGAAATCACTTTTTATTGTTAAGAGCCGTTATGGAAAATAAAGAGGTTGCGGTTTCAAGGACAATAGTAAAGATAGACAAGAGCGCACCTAAAGTTACATTGATAGCCCCCGGAGAAGGAGGCAGGTATAACGGAGCGATAGAGTTTAGCGGCCTATCTTCTGATGATATAGAGCTTTCTAGTGTAGAAGCCCTTTTGAGAAAGGGGGATAAGGCAAGCTACGGAGTGCCTAAGTTTATACAAGGCTTGCATGTCGAAGCAGCATTTTGGGGTGCAGCCCTTTGGAGTACGGGCTTAGGCTTAAGCTTTTTTGACGACAATGTAAAGCTTCAGCTTCATTATGGTCAGATGCTTAAAAGCCAGTTTAAGTTATTTTTCGGCAATAGTGCTATGAGGTATGGAGGGCATATCATATCGTTAAAACTATTGGCAAATGTATACGAACTTCCATTCGGTTATTATTTTGGTCCGGATTGGAGGTGGTTATATTTGGATGTGGCTTTGGGAGCACAATTTGGATTGTTTACTGAAACACAGAGCGGAAGACCTCAGGTATTGTCTGCCTTGCTTTTGCAGCTTGAGTTTCCTAAAGTAAAGTTTCATAAGCAAAAGTATTTTAGTGCGGTATCGTTTTTTACTGAAGGACAATTATGGTTTATACCGACTGATGTACAGTCGACAGGAACGACATCAGGTATAAAGTCTTTGATGCCCAACGTATCGTTTGGTATAAGGTTTGATATATTTTAG
- a CDS encoding M23 family metallopeptidase has protein sequence MDIITYADVLHHNNRLYDRNRYRKAVNVNKAAIWSKYEPFIVLGPLLMITFGFIFFYFPILRLNLGLSSIRSISFWEEPSAVNAMRQYTMSPSEGVKGEAPINSEAVEGASSSLADVPDFIAAVDFEDYMVSKGDTVSGIIQKFGLKNMGTLLSVNEISSAKKLRIGQKLLIPSIDGLIYTAVKGDSLASIAGKFQLPINAILDANDLENQTVSIGQKLFIPGAAMSSFELKKALGELFIYPIIGRLTSPFGYRRDPFTGRKSFHTGIDIAAPTGTPIKLTLDGKVSYTGYSAVYGNYVIVTHSGGYQSMYGHMHTIKVRRGQVLNQGGIIGTVGNTGRSTGPHVHFSIYKNGKLINPLTVLK, from the coding sequence ATGGATATTATAACTTATGCTGATGTTCTGCATCATAACAATAGATTATATGATCGAAATAGATATAGAAAGGCGGTAAATGTAAACAAAGCCGCTATTTGGTCTAAATATGAACCTTTCATTGTTTTAGGCCCATTATTGATGATAACTTTCGGATTTATATTTTTTTATTTTCCGATTTTAAGGCTGAATTTGGGGCTTTCATCGATAAGGTCTATATCATTTTGGGAAGAACCTTCTGCGGTAAATGCAATGCGGCAATATACCATGTCTCCTTCTGAGGGCGTAAAAGGTGAGGCTCCTATCAATTCGGAGGCAGTGGAAGGGGCTTCATCTTCTCTTGCTGATGTTCCTGATTTTATCGCAGCAGTTGATTTTGAAGATTATATGGTTTCAAAAGGGGATACCGTAAGCGGTATTATTCAAAAATTCGGCCTTAAAAATATGGGAACCTTGCTTTCCGTAAACGAGATAAGCAGTGCAAAAAAGTTGAGGATAGGGCAAAAGCTTCTTATACCTTCGATTGACGGGCTTATTTATACGGCCGTAAAAGGAGATTCCCTTGCTTCAATCGCCGGTAAATTTCAGCTGCCTATCAATGCAATCTTGGATGCCAATGACCTTGAAAATCAAACAGTAAGTATAGGACAAAAACTTTTTATTCCGGGTGCTGCGATGAGCTCTTTTGAGCTTAAAAAGGCCTTGGGAGAGCTTTTTATTTATCCTATAATTGGAAGGCTTACTTCGCCTTTCGGTTATAGAAGAGATCCTTTTACCGGAAGAAAAAGTTTTCACACTGGGATAGATATTGCGGCACCCACAGGTACACCGATTAAATTGACCCTCGACGGTAAGGTTTCTTATACTGGATATTCTGCCGTTTACGGTAATTATGTAATTGTAACCCATTCAGGCGGCTACCAGTCAATGTACGGGCATATGCATACAATAAAGGTAAGGCGGGGGCAAGTTTTAAATCAGGGCGGTATCATCGGAACTGTAGGTAATACTGGAAGATCTACAGGGCCTCATGTTCATTTTTCCATATATAAAAACGGAAAGCTCATTAATCCTTTAACTGTGTTAAAGTAA
- a CDS encoding Rpn family recombination-promoting nuclease/putative transposase: MNTANRKYKDSVFVDLFSEDEKAKENFLSLYNALHGTNLPLSCPVENIRLDNVMYMNIVNDVSCLVDNKIIVLAEHQSTINENMPLRFLQYIARLYEKLQTPTDRYLRKLSKIPTPEFYVFYNGKEEYPETTTLKLSDAFMTKSDSQPLELTVKVFNINKNKGAELLTRCKPLEEYSLFVEEARIQTQLDSENGFTNAVKICIEKGILKDYLLRKSKEVINMLVAEYDYDTDIAVQRQESLMIGIEQGISQGAYQTKLETARLMKLKNFDIVVIKEISGLSELEIKNL; the protein is encoded by the coding sequence ATGAATACCGCTAACAGAAAATACAAGGATTCGGTCTTCGTCGACCTTTTCAGTGAAGATGAAAAGGCAAAAGAAAACTTTTTATCTCTTTACAACGCCTTACACGGTACAAACTTGCCACTGTCTTGTCCTGTGGAAAACATAAGGCTTGACAATGTTATGTACATGAACATAGTAAACGATGTGTCCTGTCTTGTAGATAATAAAATCATAGTTCTTGCTGAACACCAGTCAACCATCAACGAAAATATGCCCTTACGCTTTTTACAATATATAGCAAGACTCTATGAAAAGCTTCAAACCCCAACAGACAGATATTTACGAAAACTGTCAAAAATACCTACTCCGGAGTTTTATGTCTTTTACAACGGCAAAGAAGAATATCCTGAAACTACAACTCTCAAACTTTCCGATGCTTTTATGACAAAGTCCGACTCTCAACCACTGGAGCTGACGGTAAAAGTATTTAACATAAACAAAAACAAGGGAGCAGAATTATTAACCCGCTGTAAACCGCTGGAAGAATACAGCCTATTTGTTGAAGAAGCGAGAATCCAAACTCAGCTCGACTCTGAAAACGGATTTACCAATGCGGTAAAGATATGTATAGAAAAGGGAATCTTAAAAGACTACCTACTACGAAAATCAAAGGAGGTAATCAATATGTTAGTAGCAGAATATGATTATGATACGGATATAGCTGTGCAAAGACAAGAAAGCCTAATGATTGGTATCGAACAAGGTATATCTCAGGGTGCTTACCAAACAAAACTTGAAACCGCTAGGCTGATGAAACTAAAGAACTTTGATATAGTTGTGATTAAAGAAATATCTGGATTATCTGAACTTGAGATCAAAAACCTTTAG
- the hflX gene encoding GTPase HflX, with amino-acid sequence MYITDNETKKALLIFTDILSSPAKNNISRSYLQEKSAEALKEIEEKELESLVKTIFLKPLSSLRFRVAKENPATLVGSGQLEKIAQAIEDEGADLVVFNSAISPRIQRNLEAALNTCVIDRSEVIIQIFADRAQTREAVLQAELARLEYSMPRLTRRWTSLAQQRGGAKGTRGASRGAGEKKLELDKRRLKTEIAKLKKEVERVRLQRKEQRKTRLQGDKKIGAIVGYTNAGKSSLLKKLSGTEIFTEDKLFATLDAETRKVFLQTDEKNIQVLLTDTVGFVSNLPHQLIDAFRSTLEEAALADFLIIVCDASHPAMAECLEVTKQVLDELDSNNKPAIIAINKIDEIFDEGEVLKLKERHPQAVEISVKTGRGIEILKEKMTEIIIFNK; translated from the coding sequence GTGTACATAACCGATAATGAAACAAAAAAGGCCTTGCTTATTTTTACGGATATCTTATCAAGTCCGGCAAAAAACAATATAAGCCGCTCATATTTACAGGAAAAGAGTGCAGAAGCTCTAAAAGAAATAGAAGAAAAAGAGCTCGAAAGCCTTGTTAAGACCATTTTTTTAAAGCCCCTATCTTCTCTCCGCTTTAGAGTGGCAAAGGAAAATCCTGCGACTCTTGTAGGTTCGGGGCAGCTTGAAAAAATTGCTCAAGCTATCGAAGATGAAGGTGCCGATCTTGTTGTCTTTAACAGTGCTATAAGCCCCCGCATTCAGCGGAACCTTGAAGCCGCTTTAAATACCTGCGTTATAGACCGCTCCGAAGTTATCATTCAAATATTTGCAGACAGGGCTCAAACAAGAGAAGCCGTCTTGCAGGCAGAGCTTGCCCGTCTGGAGTACTCTATGCCCCGCCTTACCAGACGATGGACAAGTTTAGCACAGCAAAGAGGCGGCGCAAAGGGAACAAGGGGAGCTTCCAGAGGTGCGGGCGAAAAAAAGCTTGAACTTGACAAAAGACGACTAAAAACCGAAATTGCAAAACTCAAAAAAGAGGTCGAAAGAGTCAGGCTTCAAAGAAAAGAGCAAAGAAAAACCCGTTTACAGGGGGATAAAAAAATAGGGGCGATTGTAGGCTACACAAACGCCGGAAAATCCTCCCTTTTAAAAAAACTTTCGGGAACCGAAATTTTTACCGAAGATAAGCTTTTTGCAACCCTTGATGCCGAAACCAGAAAAGTTTTTTTACAAACGGATGAAAAAAATATTCAAGTTTTGTTGACAGATACCGTAGGCTTTGTAAGCAATCTTCCCCATCAACTGATTGATGCCTTCCGCTCAACTCTTGAAGAAGCGGCCCTTGCAGATTTTTTGATAATAGTCTGCGATGCATCCCATCCCGCAATGGCCGAATGCCTTGAAGTAACAAAACAAGTTTTAGATGAACTTGACTCAAATAATAAACCGGCCATAATTGCGATAAACAAAATAGATGAAATTTTTGATGAAGGCGAGGTCTTGAAATTAAAGGAACGCCATCCCCAAGCCGTAGAAATTTCGGTTAAAACAGGCAGGGGGATTGAAATATTAAAGGAAAAAATGACCGAGATAATTATTTTTAATAAATAA
- a CDS encoding peptide ABC transporter substrate-binding protein yields the protein MKTIKILFIAALVLLFFACGGNKNIEGPKTVTASLGAEPSILDAAKASDRYSFIVLDYINENLTDILTEDNGERKILPAIAESWTHNDDYTEWTFKLREAYWSDGVKIRAEDFVYSIRRIINAESASPMAMYYDYIKNAQAILKGKLDYSEIGIKAIDERTLQIVTENPIKNLHEFAAKIPPQREDIISQFGLSYGSDAEKIICSGAFKVKSWVHNSKIELVKNEKFWNAEKVKIDALTFKIINEENAALGELLNGSIDIANAYSISWINKLKKENRFAEMNGVDSRVQYIFMNQKDKLFSNKKIRQALSASLDRKEICTDLFDDIYKPAYGFVSIATELEGKNYRTLAGDPIQELIKKVPDPKSHFIEGLKELGLGDDPSKITISIMFPSNESSKFDEYLQNRLSNVLGVNVELDKIEGTVFKKRNKSLDYQVGFKSWGGGIDTPARYLDLFLPGNKIVPIGWENKEYTGLVQRAKKSSDFNEKLELFKKAEMILLAEECGISPYANQTYNIFMQPKLKGVKQFYPGTYNLKYAFISD from the coding sequence ATGAAAACTATAAAAATTCTTTTTATTGCAGCACTAGTGCTGCTTTTTTTTGCCTGCGGAGGCAATAAAAATATTGAGGGGCCTAAAACCGTTACGGCCTCATTGGGGGCAGAACCGAGTATTTTGGATGCTGCAAAGGCTTCGGATAGGTATTCTTTTATAGTGCTGGACTATATAAACGAGAATTTAACCGATATTTTGACCGAAGATAATGGGGAAAGAAAAATCCTTCCGGCCATTGCCGAGTCATGGACTCATAATGACGATTATACCGAATGGACCTTCAAATTGCGTGAAGCTTATTGGTCTGACGGCGTAAAGATAAGGGCTGAAGACTTTGTATACAGTATTCGCCGTATCATTAATGCCGAATCTGCCTCTCCCATGGCAATGTACTACGACTATATCAAAAATGCTCAAGCAATTTTGAAAGGAAAATTGGATTATTCCGAGATAGGTATCAAGGCCATTGACGAAAGAACACTGCAAATTGTAACCGAAAATCCCATAAAAAATCTTCATGAATTTGCAGCAAAAATTCCGCCGCAAAGGGAAGATATTATAAGCCAATTCGGCCTATCATACGGAAGTGATGCCGAAAAAATAATTTGCAGCGGAGCCTTTAAGGTCAAAAGCTGGGTACATAACAGCAAAATTGAACTTGTTAAAAACGAAAAATTTTGGAATGCCGAAAAGGTAAAAATAGATGCTCTTACATTTAAAATAATAAATGAAGAAAATGCTGCCCTTGGAGAACTTTTAAACGGCAGCATCGATATTGCGAATGCGTATTCCATCAGCTGGATAAACAAGCTAAAAAAAGAAAACCGCTTTGCCGAAATGAACGGAGTTGACAGCCGTGTTCAATATATCTTTATGAACCAAAAAGATAAGCTTTTTTCAAATAAAAAAATTCGTCAGGCACTTTCTGCAAGCCTTGACCGCAAAGAAATTTGCACGGACTTGTTTGACGATATTTATAAACCAGCCTACGGCTTTGTTTCGATTGCAACCGAGCTTGAAGGTAAAAATTACCGAACCCTTGCAGGCGATCCGATTCAGGAGCTGATAAAAAAAGTTCCCGATCCTAAATCTCATTTTATTGAAGGTTTAAAAGAGCTCGGACTTGGGGATGACCCGTCAAAGATAACGATTTCGATAATGTTTCCTTCAAATGAAAGCTCCAAATTTGACGAATACTTGCAAAACAGGCTTTCAAATGTTTTGGGTGTAAATGTAGAGCTTGACAAAATCGAGGGAACTGTCTTTAAAAAGCGGAATAAGAGCTTGGATTATCAAGTCGGCTTTAAATCATGGGGCGGCGGCATTGATACGCCTGCCAGATATCTGGATCTTTTTTTACCGGGGAACAAAATTGTTCCTATCGGCTGGGAAAATAAGGAGTACACCGGCTTGGTGCAAAGAGCAAAAAAAAGCTCCGATTTTAACGAAAAACTTGAACTTTTTAAAAAAGCTGAAATGATTTTATTGGCTGAAGAATGCGGTATTTCTCCTTACGCAAACCAGACCTATAATATCTTTATGCAGCCGAAATTAAAAGGAGTTAAACAGTTTTATCCTGGAACTTACAACCTAAAGTATGCCTTCATATCGGATTGA